In a single window of the Dinghuibacter silviterrae genome:
- a CDS encoding response regulator, producing the protein MTDINPFKPAMETKKRILLADDDREDQFIIAEAFEEIGVKDILHFVENGEHVLAWLETCAAEGTLPELIVLDLNMPKMNGTQTLLRLKEDERFRHIPVIIYSTSLNNIERDECIRLGAHSYVIKGITFNECKNIAKTLYDCCTELS; encoded by the coding sequence TTGACGGACATCAATCCTTTTAAACCGGCGATGGAGACCAAAAAGCGCATATTGCTAGCCGACGACGATCGCGAGGACCAGTTCATTATTGCGGAGGCATTCGAGGAGATCGGGGTGAAAGACATCCTCCACTTCGTGGAGAATGGAGAGCATGTCCTGGCTTGGCTTGAAACATGCGCCGCGGAAGGTACGCTGCCGGAGCTCATCGTTTTGGACCTGAACATGCCCAAGATGAATGGCACCCAAACCCTGCTCCGGCTGAAAGAGGACGAACGCTTCCGGCATATCCCGGTGATCATCTATTCCACTTCCCTCAACAATATCGAAAGGGATGAATGCATCCGCCTGGGTGCACATTCTTATGTGATCAAAGGGATCACGTTTAACGAGTGTAAAAACATTGCAAAGACTTTATACGATTGTTGCACGGAGCTTTCCTGA
- a CDS encoding glycosyltransferase family 9 protein, with protein MRKRALGDVLWTEPVIRALAARHRRLTVVTKFNDLFLNYPLSNVRFRSSLPFWRKILVRLGIRWRTVVLDDAYEQSPHRHFLEAYQAKAGLPLVREYPRLYLSASEKALHPPKPYVVLHLESFTDKNYRKVYGIDWNQVSAYLAGEGYAVYQLGKNPAPIEGVAHKETTLREMMALLHNAALFIGLDSGPSHIAAALGVPSIVFFGAVNPLYRHFPELWKGLILQGACPYAGCFHEAPDPETMVCRLVGNEGIPVCSLHTTEGVLDAIVTLRQKYIC; from the coding sequence GTGAGAAAAAGGGCATTGGGGGACGTATTGTGGACCGAGCCTGTGATCAGGGCGCTGGCTGCCCGTCACCGGCGGCTAACGGTGGTCACCAAATTCAACGACCTTTTCCTGAACTATCCGCTGTCCAACGTCCGTTTCAGGTCTTCCCTGCCTTTTTGGAGGAAGATCCTGGTAAGGCTGGGCATCCGCTGGAGGACCGTTGTCCTGGACGACGCTTATGAACAGTCTCCCCACCGGCATTTTCTCGAAGCCTACCAGGCAAAGGCCGGCCTCCCCCTCGTCCGCGAGTATCCCCGGCTGTATTTGAGTGCATCGGAGAAAGCCCTTCACCCGCCAAAACCGTATGTGGTTTTACACCTCGAATCCTTTACAGACAAAAACTACCGGAAGGTGTACGGGATCGACTGGAACCAGGTGTCGGCCTACCTCGCCGGGGAAGGCTATGCGGTCTACCAGTTGGGGAAGAACCCCGCCCCCATCGAAGGCGTTGCCCATAAAGAGACCACACTACGGGAAATGATGGCCCTGCTGCACAACGCCGCCCTTTTTATCGGCCTGGATTCCGGCCCCAGCCATATCGCCGCGGCCCTGGGGGTCCCGTCGATCGTATTCTTCGGCGCGGTGAACCCGTTATACCGCCATTTTCCCGAGTTATGGAAAGGCCTTATCTTGCAAGGCGCCTGCCCTTATGCGGGTTGTTTCCACGAAGCCCCGGATCCCGAAACCATGGTGTGCCGGCTCGTGGGGAACGAGGGTATCCCGGTGTGCAGCCTGCACACCACTGAAGGAGTCCTCGACGCCATTGTTACACTGAGACAAAAGTATATATGCTGA
- a CDS encoding menaquinone biosynthetic enzyme MqnA/MqnD family protein translates to MEKIWKVGAVSYLNTKPLLYGILRSPQVMRRLELTIDYPSIIAQDLVTGDSDMGLVPVAIIPRLKEHHINGGYCIGTEGEVASVCLFSEVPMEDIQTVLLDYQSRTSVALLKVLLRFHWKRTPTFVNTHEDYRSRIKGTTAGLVIGDRALEQRKISPYIYDLGAAWKAFTGLPFVFAAWISNRPLDEAFIRIFDEACGVGFRELNSVLAENPYPVYDLQTYYTRNISYELTPKKREGLTLFLQYINELQGG, encoded by the coding sequence TTGGAAAAGATTTGGAAGGTGGGCGCTGTGAGCTATCTGAATACCAAACCCCTTTTGTACGGCATTTTGCGGTCCCCCCAGGTGATGCGTCGCCTGGAGCTGACCATAGACTATCCCTCCATCATTGCCCAGGACCTGGTCACGGGTGATTCCGATATGGGCCTGGTGCCCGTCGCCATCATCCCCCGCCTGAAGGAGCACCACATCAACGGGGGATACTGCATCGGGACGGAGGGAGAGGTCGCCTCCGTTTGTCTTTTTAGCGAGGTTCCCATGGAGGACATACAAACGGTCCTCTTGGATTACCAATCCAGGACCTCGGTGGCGCTGCTCAAGGTCCTGCTGAGGTTCCATTGGAAACGGACCCCTACGTTTGTCAATACCCATGAAGACTACCGCTCCCGGATCAAAGGTACGACGGCGGGGCTGGTTATTGGCGACCGGGCACTCGAACAGCGGAAAATATCCCCTTATATCTATGACCTGGGGGCGGCTTGGAAGGCTTTTACCGGTTTGCCCTTTGTTTTTGCGGCCTGGATCAGCAACCGTCCCCTGGACGAGGCTTTTATCCGGATCTTCGATGAAGCCTGCGGGGTGGGCTTCCGGGAGCTGAACAGCGTCCTTGCAGAAAACCCTTACCCGGTGTACGACCTGCAGACGTACTACACCCGCAATATTTCCTATGAACTGACCCCGAAAAAACGCGAGGGATTGACCCTTTTCTTACAGTATATCAATGAGTTACAGGGTGGCTAG
- a CDS encoding DUF6580 family putative transport protein has protein sequence MKKSGQLLLIFAVLLLVSALYRLIPSRPWGFAPQIAMALFSGSVVKDKKLSFLLPLGSMFLSDLLFQLLHNAGMTDMQGFYDGQWVNYVLFTGLTVLGWFVAERNLLQIALGALAGPVLYFFASNAATWAAGGGWHRPHTWAGFVLAMEDGLPFFRGSLYATVLFSALLFGGYALWRRQAGAAIGAH, from the coding sequence ATGAAAAAAAGCGGACAACTCCTTTTGATCTTTGCAGTGTTGCTGCTTGTCAGTGCGTTATACAGGTTGATCCCCAGCCGTCCCTGGGGTTTTGCGCCCCAGATCGCCATGGCTTTGTTCAGCGGGTCGGTGGTCAAGGACAAAAAATTATCGTTTCTCCTTCCGCTGGGGTCAATGTTTCTTTCCGACTTATTGTTCCAACTCCTTCACAACGCCGGGATGACCGACATGCAGGGATTTTATGACGGGCAATGGGTCAATTACGTTCTTTTTACCGGCCTGACCGTGCTGGGTTGGTTCGTGGCCGAAAGGAACCTCCTTCAGATCGCGTTGGGCGCCCTGGCCGGACCCGTTCTGTATTTCTTCGCTTCCAATGCGGCCACCTGGGCTGCCGGCGGCGGATGGCACCGTCCGCATACCTGGGCCGGATTTGTACTGGCCATGGAAGACGGGTTGCCCTTCTTCCGGGGTAGCCTGTATGCCACCGTCCTTTTCTCTGCCCTACTTTTCGGGGGATACGCCCTCTGGCGCCGCCAGGCGGGAGCCGCGATCGGTGCGCACTAG
- a CDS encoding LamG domain-containing protein translates to MNRILLGLVAIAVAASLTLPNSGCSKTKTVTDTVTVKDTTIVRDTLKVPYDTTYRHINDSLWAYYPLNGNLGDSSGNNHALTLFSGAALGIDMWGNPQSALDFPGGTARGLIADGGNFTAPSWSVSFLGMYRTTHIGFFFTKINYTDATGYSMAIGTDPVAIPDTIRIVLSGNTPANTCTNVGSVTSYILLDSTGPKLQTDAWYHVVATFSAGVLKMYINGVLVSQQTEPITQLAYCSNAGFNLGNWWSQDNGPALNGKIDELRIYTRAISATEVSYLYNKIPKF, encoded by the coding sequence ATGAACCGAATCCTGCTTGGACTCGTAGCCATCGCGGTGGCAGCCAGCCTTACCCTACCCAATAGCGGCTGTAGCAAAACAAAAACGGTAACGGACACGGTTACCGTAAAAGACACGACCATCGTACGCGACACGTTGAAAGTACCTTATGACACGACGTACCGCCACATCAACGACAGCCTTTGGGCCTATTACCCGCTTAATGGTAACCTGGGTGACTCCTCCGGGAACAACCACGCCCTGACCCTGTTCAGCGGCGCGGCGCTGGGCATTGACATGTGGGGCAACCCCCAAAGTGCCCTGGATTTTCCGGGCGGCACCGCTCGCGGTTTGATTGCCGATGGAGGTAATTTCACTGCACCCAGCTGGTCGGTATCTTTCTTGGGGATGTACAGGACCACCCACATCGGGTTCTTCTTCACAAAGATCAACTACACGGACGCCACCGGTTATTCAATGGCCATCGGAACCGACCCTGTGGCTATCCCGGATACGATACGGATTGTACTAAGTGGAAATACCCCGGCAAATACCTGTACCAATGTGGGGTCCGTTACCAGTTATATTCTATTGGATTCTACCGGCCCCAAACTGCAGACGGATGCATGGTATCATGTGGTGGCCACTTTCTCCGCCGGTGTTTTGAAAATGTATATCAACGGCGTGCTTGTCAGCCAGCAAACCGAGCCCATTACCCAACTGGCCTATTGTTCGAATGCAGGGTTTAATTTGGGGAACTGGTGGTCACAGGACAATGGTCCGGCGCTGAACGGGAAAATCGATGAGCTTCGCATCTACACCCGGGCCATCAGCGCGACGGAGGTTTCGTATCTGTACAACAAGATCCCGAAATTCTAG
- the purB gene encoding adenylosuccinate lyase: MDLQSLTAISPIDGRYRRQVERLDGYFSEFGLIRYRVRIEVEYLFHLSEAGFVALSEPARAALTGLMDGFTTAQAAKIKDIEKITNHDIKAVEYFIKSVLDEAGAGAIKEWVHFGLTSQDINNTAIPLSWKDGLTQEWQPAISGLIANLAGLAQAWKDIPMLARTHGQPASPTRLGKEFMVFVERLRGQAELFGQMPFGAKFGGATGNFNAHHIAYPATDWIAFGNSFVNERLGLARQQFTTQIEHYDGLAAQFDALKRINTTLIDLCRDIWTYISMDYFKQKIKEGEIGSSAMPHKVNPIDFENAEGNLGLANALFEHLSAKLPVSRLQRDLTDSTVLRNLGVPLAHSLLSIRSIERGLEKLILNPDVLHQDLEDNWAVVAEAVQTVLRREQYPNPYEALKALTRGASGINRESMHAFIDGLDVDAKLKAELKKITPQNYTGVVADF, from the coding sequence ATGGATCTTCAATCGCTCACTGCCATTTCGCCTATCGATGGCCGTTACCGCCGGCAGGTGGAACGCCTGGACGGCTATTTCTCCGAATTCGGTTTGATCCGCTACCGGGTCAGGATCGAGGTAGAATACCTGTTCCATCTGAGCGAGGCGGGGTTTGTGGCGCTTTCTGAACCGGCCCGCGCTGCGTTAACCGGTTTGATGGATGGATTTACCACCGCCCAGGCAGCGAAGATCAAGGACATCGAGAAAATCACCAACCACGACATAAAAGCCGTCGAATACTTTATCAAATCCGTCCTGGACGAGGCGGGCGCGGGCGCCATCAAAGAATGGGTCCACTTCGGCCTGACATCCCAGGACATCAACAATACCGCGATCCCGCTGAGTTGGAAAGACGGGCTTACCCAAGAGTGGCAACCCGCCATCTCCGGGCTTATTGCCAACCTCGCCGGTCTCGCACAGGCGTGGAAGGACATTCCGATGCTGGCCCGTACCCATGGGCAACCGGCCTCTCCTACCCGGTTGGGCAAGGAATTCATGGTCTTCGTGGAACGCCTTCGCGGACAGGCGGAGCTGTTTGGTCAAATGCCCTTTGGCGCAAAGTTCGGGGGTGCCACCGGGAACTTCAACGCCCACCACATCGCCTACCCCGCCACCGACTGGATCGCCTTCGGGAACAGCTTCGTCAACGAAAGGCTTGGGCTGGCGCGCCAGCAGTTTACCACCCAGATCGAACATTATGACGGACTGGCGGCCCAGTTCGACGCGCTGAAACGCATCAATACCACCCTCATCGACCTTTGCCGGGATATCTGGACCTATATCTCGATGGACTACTTCAAACAAAAGATCAAGGAAGGGGAAATAGGATCGAGCGCCATGCCACACAAGGTCAACCCCATCGATTTCGAAAACGCCGAGGGCAACCTCGGGCTGGCCAATGCCTTGTTCGAACACCTGTCGGCCAAGCTTCCGGTGTCCCGTCTCCAGCGCGACCTGACCGACTCCACGGTATTGCGCAACCTGGGGGTTCCCCTTGCCCATTCCCTGCTCTCCATCCGCTCGATCGAACGGGGCCTGGAAAAACTGATCCTCAACCCGGACGTCCTGCACCAGGACCTGGAAGACAACTGGGCGGTGGTGGCCGAGGCCGTGCAGACGGTCCTCCGCCGGGAGCAATATCCCAATCCTTATGAGGCGCTCAAGGCGTTAACACGCGGGGCTTCGGGGATTAACCGGGAGAGTATGCATGCGTTTATCGACGGGCTCGACGTCGATGCGAAGCTTAAAGCGGAGCTGAAAAAGATTACGCCGCAGAACTATACGGGCGTCGTCGCGGACTTCTAG
- a CDS encoding T9SS type B sorting domain-containing protein, with amino-acid sequence MTSVCVGRLTLNLALLLCAGVARAQLSAAFNHPDTVCLGAPVTLTNQSTGATSYSWNFCNAYTDTVGNNVPGCPDPALTVYSGATPPAFSYSIPGTYTVCLTATAGAATAQACHPIVVKRAPTIVFGTDTFFCAGQTAVLNAPVSPGIKNTWNTGSDSNQLTITVPGTYSLTSTYYGCTLSQTTTAAELANPSVQLPKDTVFCDSGVLKYTTNQPVTFIWNTGSIADTALVTTSGTYWLQLNERGCTALDSIHCKVVPTHSLTLGKDTSFCGPGRLIYHPQDSVGVTYLWNTGSDSSSTAVLSSGTYTLAYMDTGCTATASIQCTVIPKPHIPFPADTTFCDSGMLRYTTLLPVTYYWNTGATGDSLEVTASGLYKLIADNNGCADTSTIQATVAQAPVVVLPADTTFCGPGVLRYVSPLSVTYSWNTGSASAVTTVTTTGLYTLTVDNSGCTATGTSQVTVKPVPQVDLGNDTAVCLSKPFVLDAGDPGDTYLWQDGSTGQMYAVTQAGAYTVTVTDNGCSASSTIHVSAADVPYITLGGPQPICPGETIVLQANPDTAAYTYTWQDGTTGPTHAVTVPGIYTVTATDACTTYTASVDVQTGVCVVRVPNAFTPNGDGYNDVFRVLGTEVVDQFSLTIYDRWGRTVYASRDKEAGWDGGAYPTGTYVYELHFRYALTGSAYMQKGTILLAR; translated from the coding sequence ATGACATCCGTGTGCGTAGGACGGCTTACCCTGAACCTGGCGCTACTGCTGTGCGCAGGAGTGGCCCGGGCGCAGCTATCAGCCGCCTTCAACCACCCTGATACCGTTTGTCTAGGCGCCCCTGTAACCCTTACCAATCAATCGACGGGCGCGACATCTTACAGTTGGAATTTCTGCAACGCCTATACGGATACCGTGGGGAACAACGTCCCGGGCTGCCCGGATCCAGCGCTAACAGTATACAGCGGCGCTACCCCCCCTGCCTTTTCCTACTCCATACCGGGAACCTATACCGTTTGTCTCACGGCAACGGCTGGGGCCGCCACCGCCCAGGCGTGTCACCCCATCGTCGTCAAACGGGCGCCCACCATCGTTTTTGGTACGGATACTTTTTTCTGCGCGGGTCAGACCGCGGTGTTGAACGCGCCGGTCAGCCCCGGTATCAAAAATACCTGGAACACCGGCTCCGACTCGAACCAACTAACCATCACCGTTCCGGGGACGTACAGCCTGACCTCCACCTACTATGGCTGTACCCTCAGCCAGACCACCACCGCGGCGGAATTGGCCAATCCTTCCGTCCAGCTGCCCAAGGACACCGTTTTCTGCGACTCCGGTGTCCTGAAGTACACGACCAACCAACCGGTGACTTTTATCTGGAACACCGGGTCCATTGCCGATACCGCCTTGGTCACCACCAGTGGGACCTATTGGCTCCAGCTCAACGAACGAGGCTGCACGGCCCTGGACTCGATCCATTGCAAGGTCGTCCCCACCCATTCGCTGACCCTTGGGAAGGATACCAGCTTTTGCGGACCCGGTCGTCTGATCTACCATCCCCAGGATTCGGTAGGGGTTACCTACCTGTGGAACACAGGTTCGGATTCCAGCAGCACGGCCGTGCTGTCCAGCGGAACCTACACGCTGGCCTACATGGACACCGGTTGTACGGCCACGGCCAGCATCCAGTGTACGGTCATCCCCAAACCCCATATTCCCTTCCCCGCCGATACCACCTTCTGCGACTCGGGGATGCTGCGCTATACCACGCTTTTGCCGGTGACCTATTACTGGAATACAGGAGCCACGGGGGACAGTTTGGAAGTCACCGCAAGCGGATTGTATAAACTGATCGCCGACAATAACGGATGCGCCGACACCAGCACCATACAGGCTACGGTGGCCCAGGCCCCCGTTGTCGTGCTACCCGCCGACACCACGTTTTGCGGACCCGGGGTACTCCGGTATGTCAGCCCCTTGTCCGTTACGTATAGCTGGAACACCGGTTCCGCGAGTGCTGTAACGACAGTCACCACCACCGGATTGTATACCCTTACCGTCGACAACAGCGGCTGTACCGCCACAGGGACCAGCCAGGTAACGGTCAAGCCCGTGCCACAGGTGGACCTGGGCAACGATACCGCCGTCTGTCTCTCCAAACCTTTTGTGCTCGACGCCGGTGACCCGGGGGACACCTATCTGTGGCAGGATGGGAGCACGGGACAAATGTATGCCGTCACCCAGGCCGGCGCTTATACGGTAACGGTTACGGATAACGGTTGCAGCGCCTCGTCCACCATCCACGTCTCCGCGGCGGATGTCCCCTACATTACCTTAGGCGGTCCCCAGCCCATCTGCCCCGGCGAAACCATCGTCCTGCAGGCCAACCCGGACACCGCGGCGTATACCTATACCTGGCAGGACGGCACCACCGGTCCCACCCACGCGGTCACGGTCCCGGGTATCTATACCGTCACCGCCACGGACGCCTGTACGACCTATACCGCTTCGGTAGACGTGCAAACGGGTGTTTGTGTGGTACGCGTTCCTAACGCATTCACACCCAACGGCGATGGCTACAATGACGTCTTCAGGGTCCTCGGCACCGAGGTCGTGGACCAGTTCTCGCTGACGATCTATGACCGCTGGGGCAGAACGGTTTATGCATCACGGGATAAAGAAGCGGGATGGGATGGGGGCGCCTATCCGACCGGCACCTATGTATATGAGCTTCATTTCCGGTATGCGTTGACCGGTAGTGCGTATATGCAGAAGGGGACAATCCTGCTGGCGAGGTAA
- a CDS encoding acyl-CoA carboxylase subunit beta: MDKNDYAMRQALDQLRRYTEQIHLGGGAKAIARQKEKNKLTPRERLAYLLDKDKPFIEIGAFAGWEMYEEEGGCPAGGTVGGIGYVSGRQCVIVANDQTVKAGAWFPITGKKNLRLQEIAMENRLPVIYLVDSAGVFLPMQDEIFPDKEHFGRIFRNNARMSAMGITQIAAVMGACVAGGAYLPIMSDETLMVEGNGSIFLAGPYLVKAAIGEDVDAETLGGAVTHTERSGIADYKFPTEQACLDEVRKIISRLGASASAGFDRIQPALPAREGLYGLIPENGAKAYDMRTLIECLVDDSAFDEFKKDYGKTLLCGYARIDGWAVGIVANQRTMVKNRKGEMQMGGVIYHDSADKAARFILNCNQKKIPLVFLQDVTGFMVGSRSEHEGIIKDGAKMVNAVANSVVPKFTIVVGNSYGAGNYAMCGKAYDPRFIYAWPNAKIAVMGGEQAAKTLLQIQVASLKAQGRSISPEEEKTLLESITRRYQSQTTPYYAAARLWVDGIIDPLETRKVLSEGLAAADQSPITEPMRVGVFQV, from the coding sequence ATGGACAAAAACGATTACGCTATGCGGCAGGCCCTGGATCAACTGCGCCGGTATACAGAGCAGATCCATTTGGGCGGCGGCGCGAAAGCCATCGCGCGCCAGAAAGAAAAAAACAAACTTACGCCCCGGGAACGGCTGGCCTACCTCCTGGACAAGGATAAACCCTTTATAGAGATCGGCGCCTTTGCCGGTTGGGAGATGTACGAGGAAGAGGGCGGTTGTCCCGCCGGGGGCACCGTGGGGGGTATCGGTTATGTCAGCGGCCGCCAGTGTGTGATCGTGGCCAATGACCAGACCGTAAAGGCGGGCGCCTGGTTTCCCATTACCGGTAAGAAAAACCTGCGGCTCCAGGAGATCGCGATGGAGAACCGCCTGCCGGTCATCTATCTCGTGGACAGTGCGGGGGTTTTTCTCCCCATGCAGGACGAGATCTTCCCGGACAAAGAACATTTCGGCCGCATTTTCCGTAACAACGCCCGCATGAGTGCTATGGGGATCACCCAGATCGCCGCGGTCATGGGCGCTTGTGTGGCGGGTGGGGCCTACCTGCCCATCATGAGTGATGAAACCCTGATGGTGGAAGGCAACGGTTCCATCTTCCTGGCCGGTCCCTACCTGGTCAAGGCCGCCATCGGTGAAGACGTCGACGCGGAGACCCTGGGCGGGGCCGTTACCCATACCGAACGTTCCGGTATTGCGGACTATAAATTCCCCACCGAACAGGCCTGCCTGGACGAGGTCCGGAAGATTATCAGTCGTCTGGGCGCCTCGGCCAGTGCGGGGTTTGACCGTATACAGCCTGCACTGCCGGCCCGGGAAGGGTTGTACGGGCTGATCCCCGAAAACGGGGCAAAAGCCTACGACATGCGCACGCTCATCGAATGCCTCGTGGACGATTCGGCTTTCGACGAATTCAAAAAGGACTATGGTAAGACCCTGCTCTGTGGTTACGCCCGCATAGACGGCTGGGCCGTGGGCATCGTAGCCAACCAACGCACGATGGTCAAAAACAGGAAAGGGGAAATGCAGATGGGCGGCGTGATCTACCACGACAGCGCCGACAAGGCCGCCCGGTTTATCCTGAACTGCAACCAGAAAAAAATACCCCTGGTGTTTCTCCAGGACGTCACCGGCTTTATGGTCGGCAGCCGGAGCGAACACGAAGGGATCATCAAGGATGGGGCAAAGATGGTCAATGCCGTAGCCAACTCCGTCGTACCGAAGTTTACGATCGTCGTGGGCAACTCTTATGGTGCGGGGAACTACGCCATGTGTGGCAAAGCCTACGACCCCCGGTTTATCTACGCGTGGCCGAATGCCAAGATCGCGGTCATGGGCGGTGAACAGGCGGCCAAAACGCTGCTGCAGATACAGGTGGCATCGTTAAAGGCGCAAGGACGAAGCATCAGCCCGGAAGAAGAAAAAACGCTGCTGGAGTCCATCACCCGGCGGTATCAATCCCAGACGACGCCCTATTATGCCGCTGCCCGTCTTTGGGTGGATGGGATCATAGATCCGCTGGAAACACGGAAGGTTTTGTCGGAGGGGTTGGCCGCGGCCGATCAAAGCCCCATTACGGAGCCCATGCGGGTGGGGGTGTTTCAGGTATAA
- a CDS encoding YraN family protein, producing the protein MSDTMDTGKTGEILAADYYRSRGFNVLELNWRHSYYEIDLVAAGEGVLHVVEVKTRRGGSYGFPEESIDHRKLYRLMKAGVRYQQQHPQWKRIQYDVLSIRLHAGAPPEYFLIEDVYA; encoded by the coding sequence GTGAGCGACACTATGGATACCGGCAAAACAGGGGAGATCCTGGCCGCAGATTATTACCGTTCCCGGGGCTTTAACGTGCTAGAGCTGAACTGGAGGCATTCTTATTATGAAATAGACCTAGTCGCCGCCGGCGAAGGCGTGCTCCACGTCGTGGAAGTCAAGACCCGCCGGGGCGGTTCGTACGGCTTCCCGGAGGAGTCGATCGATCACAGGAAACTGTACCGGCTGATGAAGGCGGGGGTGCGCTATCAGCAGCAGCATCCGCAGTGGAAGCGTATCCAGTACGATGTGCTGTCCATACGGTTGCACGCCGGTGCGCCGCCGGAATACTTTTTGATTGAGGATGTGTACGCCTAG
- a CDS encoding methyltransferase domain-containing protein, whose translation MLNTLVRKVKRKLGIPLHYPSETSKVRHLVLEYCVGDGCDIGFGGDKIKKERCAGIDFPQPYAHTGKDKVDIGCDVIKDEIPVPDNTYDYVYTSHLIEDFADTRAGLRKFIRILKSNGTLILVFPDQVKYEAQCRKTGQPLNMYHVHADMGQDFMLAALDKIEGIRYSTLFASNCVIDYNVILVLKITKS comes from the coding sequence ATGCTGAACACGCTCGTAAGAAAAGTGAAAAGAAAGCTGGGTATCCCCTTGCACTATCCTTCAGAGACCTCCAAGGTGAGACACCTGGTGCTGGAGTATTGCGTGGGAGACGGCTGTGATATAGGTTTTGGAGGCGACAAAATCAAAAAAGAACGCTGTGCCGGGATCGATTTCCCGCAACCCTATGCACATACCGGGAAGGACAAAGTAGACATCGGGTGCGACGTCATCAAAGACGAAATCCCCGTTCCCGACAATACGTACGACTACGTATATACGAGCCACCTCATCGAAGACTTTGCAGACACCAGGGCAGGCCTTCGTAAATTTATCCGCATCCTCAAGTCAAACGGCACCCTTATCCTCGTTTTTCCGGACCAGGTCAAATACGAAGCCCAATGTAGAAAGACCGGCCAGCCGCTGAATATGTACCACGTCCACGCCGACATGGGTCAGGACTTTATGCTGGCGGCCCTGGACAAGATCGAGGGTATCCGGTATAGCACGCTTTTTGCCAGCAATTGTGTCATCGACTACAATGTCATCCTCGTCCTGAAAATCACTAAGTCTTGA